One Buteo buteo chromosome 4, bButBut1.hap1.1, whole genome shotgun sequence DNA segment encodes these proteins:
- the FGFBP3 gene encoding fibroblast growth factor-binding protein 3 codes for MRLPLALLALAALGAAAGGGGAGREAEAQAGRFSTPERHRCSWELRSAAGASELRLSCRPPAGGGAARSCAYRGEPRRCPAYGRRSRQYWRQILGRLRRRRHPCAQGGPLSARLCGPGRAPPEAQLRLLPGPGPGPSPPAATEDPAETYCAERWHSLCSFFVGFWEG; via the coding sequence ATGAGGCTGCCCCTGGCGCTGCTGGCCCTGGCCGCCCTgggggccgccgccggcggcggcggggcgggccgggagGCGGAGGCGCAGGCGGGGCGGTTCTCCACGCCGGAGCGGCACcgctgcagctgggagctgcGCTCGGCGGCGGGGGCCAGCGAGCTGCGGCTGAGCTGCCGgccgccggcgggcggcggggcggcgcggagcTGCGCCTACCGCGGGGAGCCGCGGCGCTGCCCCGCGTACGGCCGCCGCAGCCGCCAGTACTGGCGGCAGATCCTGGGCAGGCTGCGCCGGCGGCGGCACCCCTGCGCCCAGGGCGGCCCGCTCAGCGCCCGCCtctgcgggccgggccgggcgccgcCCGAGGCGCAGCTCCGCCTGCTgccgggccccggccccggcccctcgccGCCCGCCGCCACCGAGGACCCGGCGGAGACCTACTGCGCCGAGCGGTGGCACTCGCTCTGCAGCTTCTTCGTCGGCTTCTGGGAGGGCTga